A genomic region of Arachis hypogaea cultivar Tifrunner chromosome 5, arahy.Tifrunner.gnm2.J5K5, whole genome shotgun sequence contains the following coding sequences:
- the LOC112801221 gene encoding uncharacterized protein isoform X1, translated as MGKKKLLESRCSPSYIHNMMRTISKNNSVEKLVDIDEIGFGFLRRVPNWSVKQAIMVHLAESYQVKQRTFILDIDNICLNAELIGKVFGLPSQGDPFPALDESNPSHVAIQKRFHRWTTAELRNLVYSCWCTKFQSHFCNSAQLTSKCTGSSK; from the exons ATGGGAAAAAAG aaattgttAGAGTCCCGATGCTCACCCAGCTACATTCATAACATGATGAGAACGATATCTAAAAATAACTCCGTTGAGAAGCTTGTGGACATTGATGAGATCGGATTCGGATTCTTGAGGCGTGTTCCAAATTGGTCTGTAAAGCAAGCCATCATGGTTCACCTAGCTGAGTCGTATCAAGTAAAGCAGAGAACTTTTATACTCGACATAGACAACATCTGCCTCAATGCTGAGTTAATCGGGAAGGTCTTCGGCCTTCCGTCTCAAG GGGATCCATTTCCAGCTCTCGATGAGAGTAATCCGTCCCACGTGGCCATTCAAAAAAGGTTCCATAGATGGACAACAGCCGAGCTTCGGAATTTAGTTTACagttgttggtgcacgaaatttcaatcacacttttgcaactccgcacaactaaccagcaagtgcactgggtcgtccaagtaa